One window from the genome of Streptomyces sp. WZ-12 encodes:
- a CDS encoding DMT family transporter, which translates to MAWFYLALAVVFEIIFALGASASQGFTKLKESLITVVGVVGGIYFISLALKTLDVGVGYPIWTGIGAVGTVVFGALIFKEKITPAKVVCFLAIIGGVVGLKTLSGV; encoded by the coding sequence ATGGCCTGGTTCTACTTAGCCCTCGCCGTCGTCTTCGAGATCATCTTCGCGCTCGGCGCGAGCGCCTCCCAGGGCTTCACCAAGCTCAAGGAGTCGCTGATCACCGTGGTCGGCGTCGTCGGCGGCATCTACTTCATCAGCCTGGCACTCAAGACCCTGGACGTGGGGGTCGGCTATCCGATCTGGACCGGCATCGGAGCGGTCGGCACGGTGGTCTTCGGAGCGCTGATCTTCAAGGAGAAGATCACCCCGGCCAAGGTGGTCTGCTTCCTCGCCATCATCGGCGGCGTCGTCGGCCTCAAGACCCTGTCGGGGGTGTGA
- a CDS encoding DMT family transporter, whose amino-acid sequence MSAPQQPAPKKQSAAAAWTLLLIAAAIEVVFALSSGANGGFTKLVPSIITIVAGGGGVYLLSLALKSIDVGIGYTVWTGIGAVGSVLLAAVLYGEQITLGKVICFLAIIGGVIGLHLTSEEPKDEPVLDGSSEPEAEPASHPSA is encoded by the coding sequence ATGAGCGCTCCCCAGCAGCCGGCCCCCAAGAAGCAGAGCGCCGCGGCCGCCTGGACGCTGCTCCTGATCGCCGCGGCGATCGAGGTGGTCTTCGCCCTCAGCTCCGGCGCCAACGGCGGCTTCACCAAGCTGGTCCCGTCGATCATCACCATCGTCGCGGGCGGCGGCGGTGTCTACCTCCTCAGCCTCGCCCTGAAGTCCATCGACGTCGGCATCGGCTACACGGTCTGGACCGGCATCGGTGCCGTCGGCTCCGTCCTCCTCGCGGCGGTGCTGTACGGCGAGCAGATCACGCTCGGCAAGGTGATCTGCTTCCTCGCGATCATCGGTGGCGTGATCGGCCTCCACCTCACCTCCGAGGAGCCCAAGGACGAACCCGTCCTCGACGGCTCCTCCGAGCCGGAGGCCGAGCCCGCCTCCCACCCCTCCGCCTGA
- a CDS encoding styrene monooxygenase/indole monooxygenase family protein, which produces MRSIAIVGAGQAGVQLALGLRQQGYDVTLVSNRTPQQVLDGRVMSTQIMFGDSMAIERDLGLDRWQDEAPTIEGLSFTIALDAAKHIDFEARLAAPAQSVDQRVKIAAWLREFEAAGGALRIAEAGVADLESLAASHDLVVVAAGKGELGKLFERDAKRSAFDGPQRVAAVSYVHGLRPRDTFVSCGANLMPGLGEYFIVPALTKSGPCDCIFLNAVPGGPLDAFGNVSSPEEHLALTKELLDKHLPWEGERAAEARLTDAGGVLAGRIPPTVRRPVATLPSGRSVLGLADVVVLNDPVTGQGSNNAAKSADVYLREILARGADRFDADWMNATFEKFWEYARHVVRWTNGLLPPAPDHVVALFDAAQHAPSLASAIAEGFNRPPSLDPWWYDADAAQREIAAHRNAPAGTGR; this is translated from the coding sequence ATGAGGTCGATCGCCATCGTCGGCGCCGGACAGGCGGGTGTCCAACTCGCGCTCGGTCTGCGCCAACAGGGCTACGACGTCACGCTGGTGTCGAACCGCACGCCGCAGCAGGTGCTCGACGGTCGGGTCATGTCGACCCAGATCATGTTCGGCGACTCGATGGCGATCGAGCGCGACCTCGGCCTGGACCGCTGGCAGGACGAGGCCCCCACCATCGAGGGGCTCTCGTTCACCATCGCCCTCGACGCGGCGAAGCACATCGACTTCGAGGCGCGGCTGGCCGCACCCGCCCAGTCCGTGGACCAGCGGGTCAAGATCGCCGCCTGGCTGCGGGAGTTCGAGGCGGCCGGCGGCGCGCTGCGGATCGCCGAGGCGGGCGTTGCGGACCTGGAGTCGCTCGCCGCCTCGCACGACCTCGTCGTCGTCGCGGCGGGCAAGGGCGAGCTCGGCAAGCTCTTCGAGCGGGACGCCAAGCGCTCGGCCTTCGACGGCCCGCAGCGCGTCGCCGCCGTCTCCTACGTGCACGGCCTGCGGCCCCGCGACACCTTCGTCTCCTGCGGCGCCAACCTGATGCCCGGCCTCGGCGAGTACTTCATCGTTCCCGCGCTCACCAAGAGCGGCCCCTGCGACTGCATCTTCCTCAACGCGGTGCCCGGCGGGCCGCTCGACGCCTTCGGGAACGTCTCGTCCCCCGAGGAACACCTCGCGCTCACCAAGGAGTTGCTCGACAAACACCTGCCCTGGGAGGGCGAGCGGGCCGCCGAGGCGCGCCTCACCGACGCGGGCGGCGTCCTCGCCGGGCGCATCCCGCCGACCGTCCGCAGGCCGGTGGCCACCCTGCCCTCGGGCCGGTCCGTGCTCGGCCTGGCCGACGTCGTCGTCCTCAACGACCCGGTGACCGGGCAGGGTTCCAACAACGCGGCGAAGAGCGCCGACGTCTACCTGCGGGAGATCCTCGCCCGCGGCGCCGACCGCTTCGACGCGGACTGGATGAACGCGACGTTCGAGAAGTTCTGGGAGTACGCCCGGCACGTGGTCCGCTGGACCAACGGGCTGCTGCCGCCCGCCCCCGACCACGTCGTGGCCCTCTTCGACGCCGCCCAGCACGCGCCCTCGCTCGCCTCCGCCATCGCCGAGGGCTTCAACCGGCCACCGTCCCTGGACCCGTGGTGGTACGACGCGGACGCCGCCCAGCGCGAGATCGCCGCGCACCGCAACGCCCCGGCCGGGACCGGCCGATGA
- a CDS encoding UbiD family decarboxylase: MTDELPGLSLRAALREARGHEPGAYHEHDEPHDPTTIGAHYAAHYAGAPATPSGRSEDIAVYTRVAGGSVPVAVGAYGDAERLRRWLPGLPRRANAGTAAALTEAFRPPVHLDSSPFAHRTTGDRVGLGALPALHTTPRDAGPYLTTGLLHAHDPATGRTATAVHRMLIRDERHVVIWMLPSRRLRAMHQDARERGERLPVTINIGAPPAAMLASAVGSAFLPPGTDKVQLAGALAGAPLVLAPAVTQPVSAFAASEIVLEGYLDDTTADEALPGRELAGSLPEVLGNDGRGAADLPVITVTAVTTREDPVFQAVIGPGREQSLILGLAGELAVALSGVGGALLLDAHYAPAGGGMFLLVVQVRKDSAAVDGQLPGLAKEIFERHPFVKLLVFVDEDVDPSSPEDLLWALTTRANLSVDAAHVEGFARIGLDPSQTVAWDGARGRSAGGHRSYVDATAPYAMRGAVRRSFLDPLEG; encoded by the coding sequence ATGACGGACGAACTGCCCGGCCTCTCGCTGCGCGCCGCGCTGCGGGAGGCCCGCGGGCACGAGCCCGGGGCCTACCACGAGCACGACGAGCCGCACGACCCCACGACCATCGGGGCGCACTACGCCGCCCACTACGCGGGGGCGCCCGCCACCCCCTCCGGCCGGAGCGAGGACATCGCCGTCTACACCCGCGTCGCGGGCGGTTCGGTCCCGGTCGCGGTCGGCGCGTACGGGGACGCCGAGCGGCTGCGCCGCTGGCTGCCGGGGCTGCCCCGGCGCGCCAACGCCGGCACCGCCGCCGCGCTGACCGAGGCGTTCCGGCCCCCCGTGCACCTCGACTCCTCGCCCTTCGCGCACCGCACGACCGGCGACCGGGTGGGCCTCGGCGCGCTGCCGGCCCTGCACACCACGCCCCGCGACGCCGGTCCGTACCTCACCACCGGCCTGCTCCACGCGCACGATCCGGCCACCGGGCGGACCGCAACCGCCGTGCACCGCATGCTCATTCGGGACGAGCGGCACGTGGTCATCTGGATGCTGCCGAGCCGGCGGCTGCGGGCCATGCACCAGGACGCGCGGGAACGCGGCGAGCGGCTGCCGGTGACGATCAACATCGGCGCGCCCCCGGCGGCCATGCTCGCCTCCGCCGTCGGCTCCGCCTTCCTCCCGCCCGGCACGGACAAGGTGCAGCTCGCCGGCGCACTGGCCGGGGCGCCGCTGGTCCTCGCGCCCGCGGTCACCCAGCCGGTCTCCGCCTTCGCGGCCTCGGAGATCGTCCTGGAGGGCTATCTGGACGACACCACGGCCGATGAGGCGCTGCCCGGGCGGGAGTTGGCGGGCTCGCTGCCCGAGGTGCTCGGCAACGACGGCCGGGGCGCCGCCGACCTGCCCGTCATCACGGTCACCGCCGTCACGACCCGTGAGGACCCCGTCTTCCAGGCCGTGATCGGCCCCGGTCGCGAGCAGTCGCTGATCCTCGGGCTGGCCGGCGAACTGGCCGTGGCCCTGTCGGGCGTCGGCGGCGCGCTGCTCCTCGACGCGCACTACGCGCCCGCGGGCGGCGGGATGTTCCTGCTGGTGGTGCAGGTCCGCAAGGACTCCGCGGCCGTCGACGGGCAACTGCCCGGCCTGGCCAAGGAGATCTTCGAGCGCCATCCGTTCGTCAAGCTGCTGGTCTTCGTCGACGAGGACGTCGATCCGTCCTCGCCCGAGGACCTGCTGTGGGCGCTGACCACCCGTGCCAACCTCTCCGTCGACGCGGCCCACGTGGAGGGCTTCGCGCGCATCGGGCTCGACCCCTCGCAGACCGTCGCCTGGGACGGCGCGCGCGGCCGGTCCGCGGGGGGACACCGCAGCTACGTCGACGCCACCGCCCCGTACGCGATGCGGGGCGCGGTGCGGCGCAGCTTCCTCGATCCGCTGGAGGGCTGA
- a CDS encoding UbiX family flavin prenyltransferase, translating to MRLVVGITGATGSLIGIRLLQTLRALGVETHLVLSKWGRATVELETDWTAAEVMALASRAYGPGDQAAAISSGSYRTDGMIIAPCSMKTLAAVRAGFGDGLVHRAADVTLKERRRLVLVPRELPLSEIHLENMLALTRMGTVIAPPMPAFYNRPESVEDIVAHVVARVLDQFDLQAPDARRWTGPDRRTRGRREEDTLLHR from the coding sequence CTGCGACTGGTCGTCGGCATCACCGGGGCGACCGGCTCCCTCATCGGCATCCGGCTGCTGCAGACGCTGCGGGCGCTGGGGGTGGAGACCCATCTCGTACTGAGCAAGTGGGGCCGCGCCACGGTGGAGTTGGAGACCGACTGGACGGCGGCGGAGGTGATGGCCCTGGCCAGCCGCGCCTACGGGCCGGGCGACCAGGCGGCGGCGATCTCCAGCGGCTCGTACCGCACCGACGGCATGATCATCGCGCCGTGCAGCATGAAGACGCTGGCGGCGGTGCGCGCCGGGTTCGGCGACGGCCTGGTGCACCGCGCCGCGGACGTGACGCTCAAGGAGCGGCGTCGGCTGGTTCTGGTCCCCCGCGAACTCCCGCTTTCCGAAATTCATCTGGAGAACATGCTGGCCCTGACGAGGATGGGTACGGTGATCGCACCTCCGATGCCGGCCTTCTACAACCGGCCCGAGAGCGTCGAGGACATCGTCGCGCACGTCGTCGCACGGGTCCTGGACCAGTTCGACCTCCAGGCGCCCGACGCGAGGCGCTGGACCGGCCCGGACCGGCGTACCCGGGGCCGTCGTGAGGAGGACACCCTGCTCCACCGCTGA
- a CDS encoding NADH:flavin oxidoreductase, with the protein MPSTHPALTPAQLGPFKLANRVAVAPMSRVSTAGDGVPTAEMARYYARFAQGGFALVITEGVYLDHAYSQSYPDQPALVTDEQVAGWRRVVDAVHAEGGLLVAQLMHGGALSQHNHHREGTLAPSEVPPLGAKMAAYGGSGAWALPRAATDADLAEAVEGFARAAVRAKEAGFDGVELHGANGYLIDQFLTTYTNTRTDGYGGDVAGRSRFMVEALRAVRAAVGAEYLMGIRLSQTKVNDLEYRWPGGATEAEQIFRAAAGAGADFLHLASEGRDWQQTATLDTGVTATALAREVTGRPVIANGGMHDVEQARAVLDEGHADLLALGRGALGDRDWPQRVADGRAPSAFASELLRPDVTLGAERAYRDRIDVH; encoded by the coding sequence ATGCCCTCCACACACCCCGCGTTGACGCCCGCGCAGCTCGGCCCGTTCAAGCTCGCCAACCGGGTGGCCGTCGCCCCGATGTCCCGGGTCAGCACCGCGGGAGACGGTGTCCCCACCGCCGAGATGGCCCGGTACTACGCGCGCTTCGCCCAGGGCGGCTTCGCGTTGGTCATCACCGAAGGCGTCTACCTCGACCACGCCTACAGCCAGTCCTACCCCGACCAGCCCGCACTGGTCACCGACGAGCAGGTCGCCGGCTGGCGGCGGGTGGTGGACGCGGTGCACGCCGAAGGCGGCCTGCTCGTCGCGCAGTTGATGCACGGCGGCGCGCTGTCGCAGCACAACCACCACCGCGAGGGCACCCTCGCGCCGTCCGAAGTACCGCCGCTCGGCGCGAAGATGGCCGCGTACGGCGGGTCGGGGGCCTGGGCGCTGCCGCGCGCCGCCACCGACGCGGACCTCGCCGAGGCGGTTGAGGGCTTCGCGCGGGCCGCCGTCCGGGCCAAGGAGGCGGGCTTCGACGGCGTCGAACTGCACGGCGCCAACGGCTACTTGATCGACCAGTTCCTCACCACGTACACCAACACCCGCACCGACGGCTACGGCGGTGACGTGGCCGGACGCAGCCGTTTCATGGTGGAGGCGCTGCGGGCGGTGCGGGCGGCCGTCGGCGCCGAGTACCTGATGGGCATACGGCTGTCCCAGACGAAGGTGAACGACCTGGAGTACCGCTGGCCCGGCGGCGCCACGGAGGCCGAGCAGATCTTCCGGGCCGCGGCCGGGGCCGGGGCGGACTTCCTCCACCTGGCCAGCGAGGGCCGCGACTGGCAGCAGACCGCCACGCTCGACACCGGCGTCACCGCCACGGCCCTGGCCCGCGAGGTCACCGGCCGCCCGGTGATCGCCAACGGCGGCATGCACGACGTGGAGCAGGCCCGGGCGGTCCTCGACGAGGGGCACGCCGATCTGCTCGCGCTCGGCCGCGGGGCCCTGGGCGACCGGGACTGGCCGCAGCGCGTCGCGGACGGGCGGGCGCCGAGCGCCTTCGCCTCCGAACTACTGCGGCCCGACGTCACGTTGGGCGCCGAGCGCGCCTACCGTGACCGCATCGACGTGCACTGA
- a CDS encoding helix-turn-helix domain-containing protein — MACLTKILEFCRDGGTALITLEGPIGMGKTRLLRESLRVASGLGLSVALTTLDKRRAARLSRARQVSMAGRPAVMAFDNAHHLGDEAVNALVSENANSHYGTPTAWILARRTRAGAPPLDNFISSPVAVNRRIALGPLDAPASLAVCTDVLGAGPSPELTRVLLRAGGHPRRLHELVEGMREERSIAVVGHRAELVEDRIPRRLTQRVHRSLLGYSDAFRQMVRVAATLGREVSFGQVADMMQRPPLELLPVLDELVSAGVLVHQGDKLVFCDELLWRLISDWMPPTVQAALQRQAAAQHPLWHPADPPGPPPADDRGAPDPPGFEIDPETFVGGFTEKQSSIIRLVCEGLTNQRIARQLRLSPHTVNYHLRKIFRVFGVNSRVELIRAVQQRTGRADEVPEGERQT, encoded by the coding sequence ATGGCGTGCCTTACCAAAATCCTCGAATTCTGTCGTGACGGCGGCACCGCACTGATCACCCTTGAGGGCCCGATCGGGATGGGCAAGACCCGGCTGCTGCGGGAGTCCCTGAGGGTCGCCAGCGGTCTGGGCCTGTCCGTCGCCCTGACCACCCTCGACAAGCGGCGCGCGGCGCGCCTCTCACGGGCCCGGCAGGTGTCCATGGCCGGCAGGCCCGCGGTCATGGCCTTCGACAACGCCCACCACCTGGGGGACGAGGCCGTCAACGCGCTGGTGTCGGAGAACGCCAACAGCCACTACGGCACGCCCACGGCCTGGATCCTGGCCCGCCGGACGCGCGCCGGGGCGCCCCCGCTCGACAACTTCATCTCCAGCCCCGTCGCCGTCAACCGGCGCATCGCCCTCGGCCCACTGGACGCCCCGGCCTCGTTGGCGGTCTGCACCGACGTCCTGGGGGCCGGCCCCAGCCCGGAGTTGACGCGGGTGCTGCTCAGGGCCGGCGGGCATCCGCGGCGCCTGCACGAGCTGGTGGAGGGGATGCGCGAGGAGCGCAGCATCGCCGTCGTCGGACACCGGGCCGAACTCGTCGAGGACCGCATCCCCCGGCGGCTGACGCAGCGCGTGCACCGCTCGCTGCTCGGCTACTCCGACGCGTTCCGGCAGATGGTGCGGGTGGCGGCCACGCTCGGCCGCGAGGTCTCCTTCGGGCAGGTGGCCGACATGATGCAGCGTCCGCCGCTGGAACTCCTGCCGGTCCTGGACGAGTTGGTCTCGGCCGGCGTGCTGGTGCACCAGGGCGACAAGCTGGTGTTCTGCGACGAACTGCTCTGGCGGCTGATCTCGGACTGGATGCCGCCCACCGTGCAGGCGGCGCTGCAACGGCAGGCCGCCGCGCAGCACCCCCTCTGGCACCCCGCCGACCCGCCCGGTCCGCCGCCGGCCGACGACCGGGGCGCACCGGACCCCCCGGGCTTCGAGATCGACCCGGAGACCTTCGTCGGGGGCTTCACCGAGAAGCAGAGCAGCATCATCAGGCTGGTCTGCGAGGGACTGACCAACCAACGGATCGCCCGTCAGCTCCGGCTCTCCCCGCACACCGTCAACTACCACCTCAGGAAGATCTTCCGGGTGTTCGGGGTCAATTCGCGGGTCGAGCTGATCAGGGCGGTCCAGCAGCGGACCGGACGCGCGGACGAGGTCCCGGAAGGCGAGCGGCAGACCTGA
- a CDS encoding DUF2127 domain-containing protein → MSIDWNRRTCARRGHTTYLPHEEHLQAKLHAATALGTAWRCLRCGDFVLGEPAATGPAADAPLVPRGKVLRDLFILRFLAVERAVRGVFIVLAAIAVWQFSNSQDAVRQFFDKNLDAIRPVAVHFHYDLDHSPVVDTIRKTFGYHHSTLVLVAAALLAYALIEIVEAGGLWVAKRWAEYLTVVATAAFLPLEIYELTEKVSWLKVAALVINILAVLYIAFAKRLFGLRGGRAAFDEERQSASLLEVETSAGMPAPAHNG, encoded by the coding sequence ATGAGCATCGACTGGAACCGGCGCACCTGCGCCCGGCGCGGTCACACCACCTATCTCCCGCACGAGGAGCACCTCCAGGCGAAACTGCACGCCGCCACCGCACTGGGCACCGCCTGGCGCTGTCTGCGCTGCGGCGACTTCGTGCTCGGCGAGCCGGCCGCCACCGGGCCGGCCGCCGACGCCCCGTTGGTCCCGCGCGGCAAGGTGCTGCGCGACCTGTTCATCCTGCGCTTCCTGGCCGTCGAACGGGCGGTGCGCGGGGTGTTCATCGTGCTGGCGGCCATCGCCGTCTGGCAGTTCAGCAACAGCCAGGACGCGGTCCGTCAGTTCTTCGACAAGAACCTCGACGCGATCCGCCCGGTGGCGGTCCACTTCCACTACGACCTCGACCACTCGCCGGTCGTCGACACCATCCGGAAGACCTTCGGCTACCACCACTCCACCCTGGTGCTGGTCGCCGCGGCCCTCCTGGCGTACGCCCTGATCGAGATCGTCGAGGCCGGCGGCCTGTGGGTGGCCAAGCGCTGGGCGGAGTACCTGACCGTGGTGGCGACCGCGGCGTTCCTGCCGCTGGAGATCTACGAACTGACCGAAAAGGTCAGTTGGCTCAAGGTCGCGGCCCTGGTCATCAATATCCTCGCGGTGCTCTACATCGCGTTCGCCAAGCGGCTGTTCGGGCTGCGGGGCGGCCGCGCGGCCTTCGACGAGGAGCGGCAGAGCGCCTCCTTGCTGGAGGTCGAGACGTCCGCCGGGATGCCCGCACCGGCCCATAATGGCTGA
- a CDS encoding Dabb family protein, with amino-acid sequence MIRHLVLFKLNEGVTRDDERVLAGARAFAELGKEIPELTFWECGWNISDRPIAHDFAVNSAVANADDLKRYLEHPAHQAAAAQWREFATWVIADYAF; translated from the coding sequence GTGATCCGCCACCTGGTCCTGTTCAAGCTCAACGAGGGCGTCACGCGCGACGACGAGCGGGTCCTGGCCGGCGCACGCGCCTTCGCCGAGCTGGGCAAGGAGATCCCGGAGCTGACGTTCTGGGAGTGCGGCTGGAACATCTCCGACCGCCCGATCGCCCACGACTTCGCGGTCAACTCGGCCGTCGCCAACGCCGACGACCTCAAGCGCTACCTGGAGCACCCGGCCCACCAGGCGGCCGCCGCCCAGTGGCGCGAATTCGCCACCTGGGTGATCGCCGACTACGCGTTCTAA
- a CDS encoding RNA polymerase sigma factor SigF, which produces MTVTARTAPKAPARESRSADTRALTQVLFAELVGLEPGTPEHSRVRAALIEANLPLVRYAAARFRSRNEPMEDVIQVGTIGLINAIDRFDPDRGVQFPTFAMPTVVGEIKRYFRDNVRTVHVPRRLHELWVQVNGATEDLTVLHGRTPSTAEIAERLRIGEDEVLACLEAGRSYHATSLEAAQEGDGLPGLLDRLGYEDPELAGVEHRDLVRHLLVQLPEREQRILLLRYYSNLTQSQISAELGVSQMHVSRLLSRSFARLRSANRIDA; this is translated from the coding sequence GTGACCGTGACGGCCCGTACTGCGCCCAAGGCTCCGGCCCGCGAGAGCCGTAGCGCGGACACCCGGGCGCTGACGCAGGTGCTCTTCGCCGAGTTGGTGGGCCTGGAACCCGGCACCCCCGAACACTCCCGCGTCCGCGCCGCGCTGATCGAGGCCAACCTCCCCCTGGTCCGCTACGCCGCGGCCCGCTTCCGCAGCCGCAACGAGCCCATGGAGGACGTGATCCAGGTCGGCACCATCGGCCTGATCAACGCCATCGACCGCTTCGACCCGGACCGCGGCGTGCAGTTCCCCACCTTCGCGATGCCCACCGTCGTCGGCGAGATCAAGCGGTACTTCCGCGACAACGTCCGCACCGTGCACGTCCCGCGCCGCCTCCACGAGCTGTGGGTGCAGGTCAACGGCGCCACCGAGGACCTCACGGTGCTGCACGGCCGCACCCCCAGCACCGCGGAGATCGCCGAACGCCTCAGGATCGGCGAGGACGAGGTGCTGGCCTGCCTGGAGGCCGGCCGCTCGTACCACGCCACGTCCCTGGAGGCCGCCCAGGAGGGCGACGGACTGCCCGGCCTGCTGGACCGCCTCGGCTACGAGGACCCCGAACTCGCCGGCGTGGAACACCGGGACCTCGTCCGGCACCTCCTCGTCCAACTCCCCGAGCGCGAGCAGCGCATCCTCCTGCTCCGTTACTACAGCAATCTGACGCAGTCACAGATCAGCGCGGAGCTCGGGGTTTCGCAGATGCACGTGTCCCGGCTACTGTCGCGGAGCTTCGCCCGACTGCGATCCGCAAACAGGATCGACGCCTAA
- a CDS encoding RNA polymerase sigma factor SigF: MSVELGSSKVLPAIPAPAPHVHDDVDAINTRSLSRSLFLRLATLDKDSTERAYVRDTLIELNLPLVRYAAARFRSRNEPMEDIVQVGTIGLIKAIDRFDCERGVEFPTFAMPTVVGEIKRFFRDTSWSVRVPRRLQELRLALTKASDELSQKLDRSPTVPELALCLGVSEEDVVDGLAVGNAYTASSLDSPSPEDDGGEGSLADRLGYEDSALEGVEYRESLKPLLAKLPPRERQIIMLRFFANMTQSQIGEEVGISQMHVSRLLTRTLSQLREGLISD, encoded by the coding sequence ATGTCCGTAGAACTGGGCAGCTCAAAGGTGCTTCCCGCGATTCCCGCGCCAGCACCGCACGTGCATGACGACGTCGACGCCATCAACACCCGCTCGCTCTCCCGGTCCCTGTTCCTGCGGCTCGCCACGCTCGACAAGGACTCCACGGAGCGCGCGTACGTGCGCGACACACTCATCGAACTCAACCTCCCGCTCGTGCGCTACGCCGCGGCCCGCTTCCGCAGCCGCAACGAGCCCATGGAGGACATCGTCCAGGTCGGCACCATCGGCCTGATCAAGGCCATCGACCGTTTCGACTGCGAACGCGGGGTGGAATTCCCGACGTTCGCGATGCCCACCGTGGTCGGCGAGATCAAGCGCTTCTTCCGCGACACCTCCTGGTCCGTCCGCGTCCCGCGCCGCCTCCAGGAGCTCCGCCTGGCCCTCACCAAGGCCAGCGACGAGCTCTCCCAGAAGCTGGACCGGTCGCCGACGGTGCCCGAACTCGCCCTGTGCCTGGGGGTGTCGGAGGAGGACGTCGTCGACGGCCTGGCGGTCGGCAACGCCTACACCGCCTCCTCGCTCGACTCCCCCTCCCCCGAGGACGACGGCGGCGAGGGCTCCCTCGCGGACCGCCTCGGCTACGAGGACAGCGCGCTGGAGGGCGTCGAGTACCGCGAGTCCCTCAAGCCGCTGCTGGCCAAACTCCCGCCCAGGGAACGCCAGATCATCATGCTGCGGTTCTTCGCCAACATGACGCAGTCCCAGATCGGCGAGGAGGTCGGCATCTCCCAGATGCACGTCTCCCGGCTGCTCACCCGCACGCTGTCACAGCTTCGCGAGGGACTCATCTCGGACTGA
- a CDS encoding VOC family protein: protein MPQITPSLWFDTQGLEAAEFYCSVFPNSEVRNVTRYTEAGPRAAGTVLTVEFVLDGREFTAINGGPQFVFDEAVSFAVGCADQKEIDYYWGRLSEGGEEGPCGWLKDRYGLSWQITPEGMADLLNDSDRDRATRVMQAVLGMRKLDIAAMEAAAEG from the coding sequence ATGCCGCAGATCACGCCCAGCCTCTGGTTCGACACCCAGGGGCTGGAGGCCGCCGAGTTCTACTGCTCGGTGTTTCCGAACTCGGAGGTCAGGAACGTCACGCGTTACACGGAGGCCGGGCCGCGGGCGGCCGGCACCGTGTTGACGGTGGAATTCGTGCTGGACGGGCGGGAGTTCACCGCGATCAACGGGGGACCGCAGTTCGTCTTCGACGAGGCGGTCTCGTTCGCCGTCGGCTGTGCCGACCAGAAGGAGATCGACTACTACTGGGGCCGGCTCTCCGAGGGCGGCGAGGAGGGACCCTGCGGCTGGCTCAAGGACAGGTACGGGCTGTCCTGGCAGATCACGCCGGAGGGGATGGCCGACCTCCTCAACGACTCCGACCGGGACCGCGCGACGCGCGTGATGCAGGCCGTGTTGGGGATGCGGAAGTTGGACATCGCGGCGATGGAGGCGGCAGCGGAGGGGTGA
- a CDS encoding MarR family winged helix-turn-helix transcriptional regulator has protein sequence MAAHSQYEELARQLSAVGAVKREMGRILPQDCPPASAGVLTLLDRHGEMRMSQLAELLAIDMSVTSRHVAHVAERGWIERKPDPADKRSRLLRLTPKGRELLAELSERYTQTLARYLDDWTDTDVGHLIELLTRLRTSFGDCRTRAHHEPPSTTRAPAAG, from the coding sequence GTGGCCGCTCACAGTCAGTACGAAGAGCTGGCCCGGCAACTCAGCGCCGTCGGGGCCGTCAAGCGGGAAATGGGGCGGATCCTGCCCCAGGACTGCCCGCCGGCGTCGGCCGGGGTGCTCACGCTCCTCGACCGGCACGGCGAGATGCGGATGAGCCAGTTGGCCGAGCTGCTCGCGATCGACATGTCGGTGACCAGCCGGCACGTCGCGCACGTCGCTGAGCGCGGCTGGATCGAGCGGAAGCCCGATCCGGCGGACAAGCGGTCACGGCTGCTGCGACTGACCCCGAAGGGCAGGGAGCTCCTGGCGGAGCTCTCCGAGCGCTACACGCAGACGCTCGCCCGGTATTTGGACGACTGGACCGACACCGACGTCGGGCACCTCATCGAGCTGCTCACCAGGCTCCGCACGAGCTTCGGCGACTGCCGCACCCGGGCACATCACGAACCCCCCTCCACCACCCGCGCCCCCGCAGCCGGATGA